One Nesterenkonia populi DNA window includes the following coding sequences:
- a CDS encoding DMT family transporter: protein MSGIALAMVLAAAVFHAVWNLAAKTSRGDTTIFIWMYYSMACAATLPVGVARAVVTDADYGWELPAAAFVTSLLHIGYAQLLQTGYRKADLGVVYPVARGVGPVLTIVIAVAVLGERPETLALIGGLVVIGGILLVTGRKLFQRSSGLGTGLLYGSATGAAIAAYTLWDNYSVNGLGIDPILYFGLSGVFQSAVMLPWVLRRRELIGPTWRSDKRPAVIIATLSPLAYILVLYAMTFTSVALVAPVRESSIIIGSLLAWWLFKEKDPVRRLAGAAVVAAGIALIAVS from the coding sequence ATGAGCGGCATCGCGCTGGCGATGGTGCTGGCGGCCGCGGTCTTCCACGCCGTGTGGAACCTGGCGGCGAAGACATCCCGCGGGGACACGACCATCTTCATCTGGATGTACTACTCGATGGCGTGTGCGGCAACCCTTCCCGTCGGCGTCGCCCGTGCCGTGGTGACCGACGCGGACTACGGCTGGGAGCTCCCCGCGGCGGCCTTCGTCACCTCGCTGCTGCACATCGGATACGCCCAGCTGCTGCAGACCGGCTACCGGAAGGCTGATCTCGGCGTGGTCTACCCGGTGGCACGCGGAGTCGGCCCGGTCCTGACCATTGTGATCGCCGTCGCAGTCCTCGGGGAGCGCCCAGAGACCCTCGCGCTGATCGGAGGCCTCGTGGTCATCGGAGGGATTCTGCTCGTCACGGGACGGAAGCTGTTCCAGCGCTCCTCCGGGCTGGGCACCGGGCTGCTCTACGGTTCGGCAACGGGCGCGGCCATCGCGGCGTACACGCTGTGGGACAACTACTCCGTCAATGGCCTGGGCATCGACCCGATCCTCTACTTCGGTCTCAGCGGGGTCTTCCAGTCCGCTGTGATGCTGCCGTGGGTGCTGCGCAGGCGGGAGCTGATAGGCCCCACCTGGCGCAGTGACAAGAGGCCCGCCGTCATCATCGCGACGCTCTCCCCGCTGGCGTACATCCTGGTGCTCTATGCGATGACCTTCACCTCGGTCGCGCTCGTGGCCCCGGTGCGGGAGTCATCGATCATCATCGGCTCCCTGCTGGCCTGGTGGCTGTTCAAGGAGAAGGACCCCGTCCGCCGGCTGGCAGGGGCCGCGGTGGTCGCCGCCGGAATCGCTCTCATCGCAGTCAGCTGA
- a CDS encoding alkene reductase yields the protein MTSALFTPVTLGSMNLANRLVMAPLTRIRSEEDGTPNSTVVEYYRQRAGTGLITTEGTWPAGEGRTWIGQPGIETQKHVEGWRRVAEAVHAEGGRIIMQIMHGGRIGHPSISATGRVAAPSAIAAPGEIRTPEGKQAHPVPHALTTEEVGETVQQFVRAAENAVAAGMDGVQIHGANGYLIHEFTAPTTNQRTDQYGGSPENRARLSVEIAAATARAIGAGRTGIRLSPQHNIQGALEEDDADALATYRALAEGLAPLGLAHIDVLNADPASELVQMIRKVSGAPLVANTGFGVQTDREAAARLVDEDLAEAVSVGRAVIANPDLVRRWWEDLAENEPDPATFYVGGERGYTDYPFYEG from the coding sequence ATGACCTCCGCCCTCTTCACCCCCGTCACCCTCGGCTCCATGAATCTCGCCAACCGGCTCGTCATGGCCCCGCTGACCCGCATCCGCTCCGAGGAGGACGGAACCCCCAACAGCACGGTGGTCGAGTACTACCGGCAGCGGGCCGGCACGGGACTCATCACCACCGAGGGCACCTGGCCGGCGGGGGAGGGGCGCACTTGGATCGGGCAGCCCGGCATTGAGACGCAGAAGCACGTGGAGGGCTGGCGCCGGGTGGCCGAGGCGGTGCACGCCGAAGGCGGCCGGATCATCATGCAGATCATGCATGGCGGGCGTATAGGCCACCCGAGCATCTCCGCCACGGGACGGGTCGCTGCGCCCTCGGCGATCGCCGCCCCGGGCGAGATCCGCACCCCGGAGGGCAAGCAGGCCCACCCCGTCCCGCACGCTCTGACCACAGAGGAGGTCGGCGAAACCGTGCAGCAGTTCGTCCGGGCTGCGGAGAACGCGGTCGCCGCAGGAATGGACGGCGTCCAGATCCACGGGGCAAACGGCTATCTCATCCACGAGTTCACCGCTCCCACCACCAATCAGCGCACCGATCAGTACGGCGGAAGCCCCGAGAACCGGGCTCGGCTCTCCGTGGAGATCGCCGCTGCCACCGCGCGGGCGATCGGTGCGGGCAGGACCGGCATCCGGCTTTCTCCGCAGCACAACATCCAGGGCGCCCTCGAGGAGGACGACGCCGACGCGCTGGCCACCTACCGGGCGCTCGCCGAGGGCCTGGCGCCGCTCGGCCTGGCCCACATCGACGTGCTGAATGCAGATCCGGCCTCTGAGCTGGTTCAGATGATCCGGAAGGTGTCAGGTGCTCCGCTGGTCGCCAACACCGGCTTCGGCGTGCAGACCGACCGGGAGGCTGCCGCGCGTCTGGTGGACGAGGACCTTGCTGAGGCGGTCAGCGTAGGACGTGCGGTGATCGCCAACCCGGACTTGGTCCGCCGCTGGTGGGAGGACCTCGCGGAGAATGAGCCCGACCCCGCCACCTTCTACGTGGGCGGAGAGCGCGGCTACACCGACTACCCCTTCTACGAAGGCTGA
- a CDS encoding threonine/serine ThrE exporter family protein: MPPHNPTTPIDPVVSEPDTSSQLLPVVRPASETAPVPKQKRRAKPPRAAGKKKPARFDPAAFEQKADVRHVFRRVIEPAQAATGTIPIVDRLAGTPYANPMLAEAPQEADELVTIDFVLDLGETLFRYGAGAFDVETSIIAVTAAFGMKNIDVDITNQSIIFNWAPEGKVPYSRVRVVRSWSGNFRALCDVHQMVTDVISGRLTRAEAQRRLEEIRSEPKPYARWVVTLAGALFAGLFASYTGAPPLDAFLGFAATLLVLGITRQLVAWRIPEIFTLAAGGFTATAFALAAVWIGADITPSMVVAGGLMILLPSVRIVNAMQDVIHAFPITAAGRLVSTLVSFAGMTAGIMTAVIAADALGAPEVEIVQGIHHIYNPAVLALLVLATAVTAAIVEQAPWRLLLPTGAVACLGFSAYYAAESLGLGSWFSPVVGAVVIGSLARIIALRLQAPLLVVAVPAMMFMLPGLIIFRGMYQIALGSSAEMMNAGLHLLFTAMTIIVAIAAGIALGDVLMRPITSRMRQNRCRVDRRDQVDDLAANTGTIPIGGRADIED; the protein is encoded by the coding sequence ATGCCGCCCCACAATCCGACGACCCCGATCGACCCCGTGGTCTCCGAGCCGGACACCAGCAGCCAGCTTCTGCCCGTGGTCAGGCCGGCGTCCGAGACGGCCCCCGTGCCTAAGCAGAAGCGCCGCGCCAAGCCTCCGCGGGCGGCCGGGAAGAAGAAGCCGGCTCGCTTTGACCCCGCCGCGTTCGAGCAGAAGGCCGACGTCCGCCACGTCTTCCGTCGGGTGATCGAACCCGCCCAGGCGGCCACCGGCACCATCCCCATCGTCGACCGGCTCGCCGGCACCCCCTACGCCAATCCGATGCTCGCCGAGGCGCCGCAGGAGGCCGACGAGCTCGTCACCATCGACTTCGTCCTCGACCTGGGGGAGACCCTCTTCCGCTATGGGGCCGGCGCCTTCGACGTGGAGACCAGCATCATTGCGGTCACCGCCGCCTTCGGGATGAAGAACATCGATGTGGACATCACCAACCAGTCGATCATCTTCAACTGGGCGCCCGAAGGCAAGGTCCCCTATTCCCGGGTGCGTGTGGTCCGTTCATGGTCCGGGAACTTCCGGGCACTCTGCGACGTCCACCAGATGGTCACCGACGTCATTTCCGGGCGGCTGACCCGTGCTGAGGCGCAGCGGCGGCTCGAAGAGATCCGCAGCGAGCCCAAGCCCTATGCGCGCTGGGTGGTCACCCTCGCCGGTGCGCTCTTCGCGGGCCTTTTCGCCAGCTACACGGGCGCCCCGCCGCTGGATGCTTTCCTCGGCTTCGCAGCCACCCTGCTGGTGCTCGGCATCACCCGGCAGCTGGTCGCCTGGCGGATCCCGGAGATCTTCACCCTCGCCGCCGGCGGGTTCACCGCTACGGCGTTCGCCTTGGCGGCGGTCTGGATCGGCGCCGACATCACCCCGTCCATGGTGGTCGCCGGAGGGCTGATGATCCTTCTGCCCAGTGTGAGGATCGTCAACGCCATGCAGGATGTCATTCATGCCTTCCCGATCACCGCGGCCGGGCGGCTGGTCTCCACCTTGGTGTCCTTCGCGGGCATGACGGCGGGGATCATGACTGCAGTCATCGCCGCCGACGCCCTGGGCGCCCCCGAGGTGGAGATCGTCCAAGGCATCCATCACATCTATAACCCGGCGGTCCTGGCGCTGCTGGTGCTGGCGACCGCTGTGACCGCCGCGATCGTGGAGCAGGCGCCCTGGCGGCTGCTGCTGCCCACAGGCGCCGTCGCCTGCCTCGGCTTCTCCGCGTACTACGCCGCGGAGAGCCTCGGCCTGGGCAGCTGGTTCTCGCCGGTGGTCGGTGCGGTGGTGATCGGGTCCCTGGCCCGCATCATTGCGCTGCGGCTGCAGGCCCCGCTGCTGGTGGTGGCAGTGCCGGCAATGATGTTCATGCTCCCTGGTCTGATCATCTTCCGCGGGATGTATCAGATCGCGCTCGGCTCCTCCGCGGAGATGATGAACGCAGGGCTTCACCTGCTGTTCACCGCCATGACCATCATTGTGGCGATCGCCGCCGGCATCGCCCTCGGGGACGTGCTCATGCGGCCCATCACCTCCCGTATGCGGCAGAACCGGTGCCGGGTGGACCGCCGTGACCAGGTCGACGACCTTGCTGCGAACACCGGGACCATCCCCATCGGCGGAAGGGCAGACATCGAGGACTAG
- a CDS encoding response regulator transcription factor, translating to MSHHAMSPQPSVLIVEDEAPLVRLVGDYLRRDRFAVRATDDGHEALRLIRSHQPSVVVLDLGLPGLDGVEVCRQLRTFSDCYVIMLTARADEGDRLIGLSVGADDYVTKPFSPRELVLRVKAMLRRPRLAAAPPPRTHLVGPLRVNEASREIRLDSHPVEVTRTEFDLLAALIAEPGAVFSRRELINQVWGEEWVGDEHLVDVHIGNLRRKLGDQPARPRFIRTVRGVGYKLEPDRASS from the coding sequence ATGAGCCACCACGCCATGAGCCCGCAGCCGTCGGTGCTGATCGTTGAGGACGAGGCGCCGCTGGTTCGACTGGTCGGCGACTACCTGCGGCGGGATCGGTTCGCTGTTCGTGCCACCGACGACGGGCACGAGGCCCTGCGACTGATCCGCTCGCACCAGCCATCAGTGGTTGTCCTGGATCTCGGGCTGCCCGGATTGGACGGGGTTGAGGTATGCCGCCAGCTGAGGACCTTCTCTGACTGCTACGTCATCATGCTTACGGCTCGAGCAGATGAGGGTGACCGCCTCATCGGGCTGTCCGTAGGGGCTGATGATTATGTCACCAAGCCCTTCAGCCCCAGAGAACTGGTGCTTCGAGTCAAAGCTATGCTCCGCAGGCCTCGGCTGGCGGCCGCACCGCCGCCCCGGACGCATCTGGTGGGGCCCCTGCGTGTCAATGAGGCCTCCCGGGAAATACGGCTGGACTCTCACCCGGTCGAGGTGACCCGAACCGAGTTCGACCTGTTGGCCGCACTGATCGCCGAGCCCGGCGCCGTGTTCTCTCGCCGGGAACTGATCAACCAGGTTTGGGGAGAGGAATGGGTTGGTGACGAGCACCTGGTCGATGTTCACATCGGCAATCTCCGCAGAAAGCTCGGCGACCAGCCCGCCCGTCCCCGCTTCATCCGCACTGTTCGCGGCGTGGGCTACAAGCTCGAGCCGGACAGAGCCTCGTCATGA
- a CDS encoding sensor histidine kinase: MVETSDPDPEVVAHAEEAFGHAWQLSLALALLAACLASVLVSVILARRITSTVDTLRSAALRVAGGDYRGEVPAGKMGVELRELASAFNSMAAELATTEQTRKRLLSDLAHEMRTPLATVDGYLEGMLDGVTEAEPETIVMLREQTERLRRLADDVSLVSAAEEHRLSVKNEPLSVNELVRAAEAQARASFLSEGVRLSAEVSADDPVIYGDRDRLSQVLTNLLDNALRNTQSNDAVTLRTLRAGEAVVLQVEDSGHGVAAEHLPHLFERFYRVDSARNRTHGGSGIGLAIVRSIVQAHGGRATATSEGFGHGATFTIELPYAADEDQQ, from the coding sequence ATGGTGGAGACCTCTGACCCGGACCCTGAGGTGGTTGCTCACGCGGAGGAGGCCTTCGGGCATGCATGGCAGCTGTCCCTGGCCCTGGCCCTCCTTGCCGCCTGCCTCGCCTCAGTCCTGGTCAGCGTGATTCTTGCCCGACGCATCACATCAACGGTGGACACCCTGCGCAGCGCTGCGCTGCGGGTGGCAGGCGGCGACTATCGCGGGGAGGTTCCCGCCGGGAAGATGGGGGTGGAGCTGAGGGAGCTCGCGTCGGCCTTCAACAGTATGGCTGCGGAGCTGGCGACCACGGAGCAGACGAGAAAGCGTCTTCTATCAGATCTGGCCCACGAGATGCGGACACCCCTGGCAACCGTTGACGGGTACCTGGAGGGGATGCTTGATGGGGTCACCGAAGCCGAGCCCGAGACGATCGTCATGCTGCGTGAGCAGACTGAACGCCTCCGGCGCCTTGCTGACGACGTCTCGCTGGTCAGCGCTGCCGAGGAGCATCGGCTCAGCGTGAAGAACGAACCGCTCTCTGTGAATGAACTGGTCCGAGCAGCTGAGGCGCAGGCGCGCGCCTCATTCCTCAGCGAAGGCGTGCGGCTGTCAGCGGAAGTCAGCGCGGATGACCCCGTGATCTACGGGGACAGGGACCGGTTGTCCCAAGTGCTGACCAACCTGCTGGACAACGCCCTGCGGAACACCCAGAGCAACGATGCCGTCACTCTGCGCACTCTGAGAGCCGGAGAGGCGGTAGTTCTTCAGGTCGAGGACAGCGGACACGGCGTCGCAGCCGAGCACCTGCCGCACCTCTTCGAGCGGTTCTACCGCGTGGACTCAGCACGAAACCGCACCCACGGCGGTTCCGGTATCGGCCTTGCCATCGTTCGGTCCATCGTCCAGGCTCACGGCGGGCGAGCCACGGCGACGAGTGAAGGCTTTGGGCACGGAGCGACATTCACCATCGAACTCCCGTACGCGGCAGACGAAGACCAGCAGTGA
- a CDS encoding DUF418 domain-containing protein produces the protein MTRRARNHQSSVPWEAILWRALLLLAVGLLLQEPEHEIRVILTTYAALFLAGLPLIRAGSRLLLALTVASVGLGPLLWILIQDHQEHGFKREPVTAAEPPWEILTDVLVTGPYPAVVWAAPFLFGMWLGRLDLAQPKISTRLILWGGLTAAAAHVASLTLIGVFGEPSSHNDWQRLVSDVAHSEMPLWILGGGGAAVFVLGVCLKVPGWSGPGARSLAALGRMALTAYAAHLLVLALVVRPGPETLLGGLTTTIALCTGLILFAILWFRVAHQGPLEALLRPPWDRSRSKR, from the coding sequence ATGACCCGAAGAGCCAGAAACCATCAGAGCAGCGTTCCTTGGGAGGCGATTCTCTGGCGCGCCCTTCTGCTCCTTGCGGTGGGGCTCCTGCTCCAGGAGCCAGAGCATGAGATCCGAGTCATTCTGACAACGTATGCGGCGCTGTTCTTGGCAGGGCTGCCCCTCATCAGGGCAGGCAGCCGATTGCTGCTGGCTCTGACCGTCGCCAGTGTCGGCCTCGGCCCACTCCTGTGGATCCTGATCCAAGACCACCAAGAGCATGGTTTCAAACGGGAACCTGTGACAGCGGCTGAACCACCTTGGGAGATACTCACCGATGTCCTTGTGACCGGCCCCTACCCAGCCGTGGTGTGGGCTGCCCCGTTCTTGTTCGGAATGTGGCTGGGACGATTGGACCTCGCACAGCCAAAGATCAGCACCCGCCTCATCCTGTGGGGAGGACTCACGGCTGCGGCTGCGCACGTCGCATCGCTGACTCTCATCGGAGTGTTCGGCGAACCATCCAGCCACAATGACTGGCAGCGCCTGGTCAGTGATGTGGCGCACTCAGAGATGCCCCTATGGATACTCGGGGGCGGCGGAGCGGCCGTCTTCGTGCTGGGAGTGTGCCTGAAAGTCCCCGGATGGAGCGGGCCCGGCGCCCGATCACTTGCTGCGCTGGGACGCATGGCTCTCACCGCCTATGCAGCCCATCTCCTCGTCCTCGCACTCGTGGTGAGGCCGGGACCTGAGACGCTGCTGGGCGGGCTGACCACCACGATCGCCTTGTGCACCGGGCTGATCCTCTTCGCAATCCTCTGGTTCCGAGTCGCGCACCAGGGTCCACTGGAAGCGCTGCTTCGTCCGCCCTGGGACCGAAGCCGCAGCAAGAGATAG
- a CDS encoding DUF305 domain-containing protein — protein sequence MRTTFTPQLAGLLAASLVLSSCAQDGDQGSSPAGEHDQHTPEATDAQFNEADVEYVSGMIVHHQQAVEMSDLLLEEDDADPDAAALAEDIRAAQQPEIDEMETWLAAWGHETSDEDEHREHGASHEGMMSEGDLEQLETASGEEASRLFLEQMIIHHEGAVSMAEDHLENGESPDALELSENVISEQSAEISQMQEMLEDLS from the coding sequence ATGAGAACCACCTTCACCCCCCAGCTGGCCGGCCTGCTGGCAGCTTCGCTTGTGCTGTCATCCTGCGCGCAGGACGGCGACCAAGGGTCTTCCCCGGCAGGTGAGCATGATCAGCACACTCCTGAGGCGACAGACGCTCAGTTCAACGAGGCCGACGTGGAGTACGTGTCGGGGATGATCGTCCACCACCAGCAGGCCGTGGAGATGTCCGACCTCCTCTTGGAGGAGGATGACGCAGACCCTGATGCTGCCGCTCTCGCTGAAGACATCCGAGCCGCCCAGCAGCCTGAGATCGATGAGATGGAGACGTGGCTGGCGGCGTGGGGGCACGAGACCAGCGATGAGGACGAACACCGCGAGCATGGGGCCTCGCACGAAGGCATGATGAGTGAGGGCGACCTCGAGCAGCTTGAAACAGCTTCGGGAGAAGAAGCTTCGCGACTCTTCCTGGAGCAGATGATCATCCATCATGAAGGTGCAGTGAGCATGGCTGAGGACCACCTGGAGAATGGGGAGAGCCCCGACGCCCTGGAACTCTCAGAGAACGTGATCTCAGAGCAGAGCGCGGAGATCAGCCAGATGCAGGAGATGCTCGAGGACCTGTCATGA
- the cobA gene encoding uroporphyrinogen-III C-methyltransferase, with protein MFEQKPDRTGRVTLVGGGPGAADLMTVRAMRALAAADVVFYDRLAPTEELREWAPEAELFDVGKRPGHHRVTQENIHSMMLDAAQAGKHVVRLKGGDPFVFGRGCEEVAACRDAGVPVTVVPGITSAISVPAAAGIPVTARSITRTFTVISGHDPLTDEELTGLVALGGTAVILMGVGTLANTLTGLQSHGMRADTPVAVVERGFSDDQRILIADSQEMIATAANAKLRPPAVLVIGEVVRLAAQEEDQGVAVRGAGALGELRAMAAHS; from the coding sequence ATGTTTGAACAGAAGCCCGACCGCACCGGGCGCGTCACACTGGTGGGCGGCGGCCCCGGAGCCGCGGACCTGATGACCGTGCGTGCCATGCGTGCCCTCGCGGCAGCCGACGTGGTCTTCTACGATCGGCTCGCCCCCACCGAGGAGCTGCGCGAGTGGGCCCCCGAGGCAGAGCTGTTCGACGTCGGCAAGCGTCCCGGCCATCACAGGGTCACCCAGGAGAACATCCACAGCATGATGCTCGACGCCGCGCAGGCCGGAAAGCACGTGGTGCGGCTCAAGGGCGGGGACCCGTTCGTGTTCGGCCGCGGATGCGAAGAGGTCGCCGCCTGCCGCGACGCCGGCGTCCCCGTCACCGTCGTGCCGGGAATCACCTCGGCGATCTCTGTTCCGGCTGCTGCCGGGATCCCCGTCACCGCACGGAGCATCACCCGCACCTTCACTGTGATCTCCGGGCACGACCCTCTCACCGACGAGGAGCTCACAGGCCTGGTCGCCCTCGGCGGGACTGCCGTCATCCTCATGGGAGTCGGCACCCTCGCCAATACGCTCACTGGGCTTCAGAGTCACGGGATGCGCGCCGACACTCCCGTCGCCGTGGTGGAGCGCGGCTTCAGCGACGACCAGCGGATCCTCATCGCCGACTCGCAGGAGATGATCGCCACCGCCGCGAACGCCAAGCTGCGTCCGCCCGCTGTGCTGGTGATCGGCGAAGTCGTCCGCCTCGCCGCCCAGGAGGAGGACCAGGGCGTCGCCGTCCGCGGCGCCGGGGCTCTCGGCGAGCTCCGCGCCATGGCCGCCCACAGCTGA
- a CDS encoding cold-shock protein yields the protein MATGTVKWFNAEKGYGFIAPQDGSDDVFVHFSAINSSGFRSLEENQQVEFETARGPKGLQAENVSPL from the coding sequence ATGGCCACTGGCACCGTGAAATGGTTCAACGCCGAAAAGGGATACGGCTTCATCGCCCCCCAGGACGGCTCCGACGACGTGTTCGTGCACTTCAGCGCGATCAACAGCTCTGGCTTCCGCTCCCTCGAGGAGAACCAGCAGGTTGAGTTCGAGACTGCCCGCGGACCCAAGGGTCTGCAGGCTGAGAACGTCAGCCCGCTCTGA
- a CDS encoding FdhF/YdeP family oxidoreductase, whose protein sequence is MNDVRGRIANFKDIDESNLKITHKKDYAAGLKAVQVSFKRSLFHGGVRRTVSNFYRVNQDKGVDCPGCAWPESITGDRKQVEFCENGAKALAEEHTKRICPPEWWAEHPISELERKTEYWLGQSGRITHPMIIREGETHYKPISWDEAFETIAEHIKATTPERSVFYTSGRTPNETAFMFQLMARSLGTNNLPDCSNMCHESSGTAMNPTIGIGKGTVSLEDIENAELIFVIGQNPGTNHPRMLGSLAKARHRGGKVVSVNPLPEAGLMKFKDPQAPMEHPLQSHKVLTGDKISDEYLQIKVGGDQALMQALGHLLLKKEEESPGSVLDKDFIEQSTKGWEDYKAARQELDWDEIEEATGLERAEIEKIGDMLAASKATIFCWALGITQQPHSVDTIKEIINLLLMQGNFGKPGAGACPVRGHSNVQGDRTFGIWEKPKEDFLQGLDAEFGIVSPREEGYDSTHTMYAMAEGNVDVFVSLGGNLAMANSDTEVMENGLRNTGLTVHISTKPNRSHVAHGKTSIILPTLGRSDRDDKHPGGRQFLSVENSMSVVSSTQGRLEPVSDHLLSEPSILAGMSQAIFKDDPDHPIDWQAMADDYDVIRDHASRVIPGTQDFNKRIRQKYGFVLPNPPRDHREFATEDGRASFTVREMEYLKPPEGHLVLQTMRSHDQYNTTFYGLDDRYRGVKGGRRVILIHPDDLKESGFEHREVVDVISVYDGEERRANQFTLVEYPTARGCAAAYYPEANALVHRDLKARESNTPGFKAMMVRFVPSTGTDRTTINHQVEVEVAA, encoded by the coding sequence ATGAATGACGTTCGCGGACGCATCGCCAATTTCAAGGACATCGACGAGAGCAATCTCAAGATCACCCACAAGAAGGACTATGCCGCCGGTCTGAAGGCGGTGCAGGTCTCCTTCAAGCGCAGTCTCTTCCACGGCGGCGTCCGCCGCACGGTGAGCAACTTCTACCGCGTCAACCAGGACAAGGGCGTGGACTGTCCCGGCTGCGCATGGCCCGAGTCCATCACCGGCGATCGCAAGCAGGTTGAGTTCTGCGAGAACGGTGCCAAGGCCCTCGCCGAGGAGCACACCAAGCGGATCTGCCCGCCCGAGTGGTGGGCCGAGCACCCCATCTCCGAGCTCGAGAGGAAGACCGAGTACTGGCTGGGCCAGTCCGGCCGCATCACCCACCCGATGATCATTCGGGAGGGCGAGACCCACTACAAGCCCATCTCCTGGGACGAGGCCTTCGAGACCATCGCCGAGCACATCAAGGCCACTACGCCTGAGCGCTCCGTGTTCTACACCTCCGGGCGCACCCCCAACGAGACTGCGTTCATGTTCCAGCTGATGGCGCGCTCCCTGGGCACCAACAACCTCCCTGACTGCTCCAACATGTGCCACGAGTCCTCCGGCACCGCGATGAACCCCACCATCGGCATCGGCAAGGGAACCGTCTCCCTGGAGGACATTGAGAACGCCGAGCTGATCTTCGTGATCGGCCAGAACCCCGGCACCAACCACCCCCGCATGCTCGGCTCCCTCGCGAAGGCCCGCCATCGCGGCGGCAAGGTGGTCTCCGTGAATCCGCTGCCGGAGGCCGGCCTGATGAAGTTCAAGGACCCCCAGGCTCCCATGGAGCACCCGCTGCAGTCCCACAAGGTGCTCACCGGCGACAAGATCTCCGACGAGTACCTCCAGATCAAGGTCGGCGGCGACCAGGCGCTGATGCAGGCGCTGGGCCACCTTCTCCTGAAGAAGGAGGAGGAGAGCCCCGGCAGCGTGCTGGACAAGGACTTCATCGAGCAGTCCACCAAGGGCTGGGAGGACTACAAGGCTGCCCGCCAGGAGCTGGACTGGGACGAGATCGAGGAGGCCACCGGCCTCGAGCGCGCCGAGATCGAGAAGATCGGCGACATGCTCGCCGCGTCCAAGGCCACCATCTTCTGCTGGGCCCTGGGGATCACCCAGCAGCCCCATTCGGTGGACACCATCAAGGAGATCATCAACCTGCTGCTGATGCAGGGGAACTTCGGCAAGCCCGGCGCCGGCGCCTGCCCCGTCCGCGGCCACTCCAACGTGCAGGGCGACCGCACCTTCGGGATCTGGGAGAAGCCCAAGGAGGACTTCCTCCAGGGGCTCGACGCGGAGTTCGGCATCGTCTCTCCGCGCGAAGAGGGCTACGACTCCACCCACACCATGTACGCCATGGCGGAAGGCAACGTGGACGTGTTCGTCTCTCTGGGCGGCAACCTCGCCATGGCGAACTCCGACACTGAGGTGATGGAGAACGGCCTGCGCAACACCGGGCTGACCGTGCACATCTCAACCAAGCCCAACCGCAGCCATGTGGCCCACGGCAAGACCAGCATCATTCTGCCGACCCTCGGCCGTTCCGACCGGGACGACAAGCACCCCGGCGGACGTCAGTTCCTGTCCGTGGAGAACTCCATGTCCGTGGTGTCCTCCACCCAGGGCCGCCTCGAGCCGGTCTCCGACCACCTGCTCTCCGAGCCGTCCATCCTCGCCGGCATGTCCCAGGCGATCTTCAAGGACGACCCGGACCACCCCATCGACTGGCAGGCCATGGCCGACGACTACGACGTCATCCGCGACCACGCCTCCCGCGTGATCCCCGGGACCCAGGACTTCAACAAGCGCATCCGCCAGAAGTACGGCTTCGTGCTGCCGAACCCGCCGCGCGACCACCGCGAGTTCGCCACCGAGGACGGCCGGGCCTCCTTCACCGTGCGTGAGATGGAGTACCTCAAGCCCCCGGAGGGGCACCTGGTGCTCCAGACCATGCGCTCCCACGACCAGTACAACACCACCTTCTACGGACTGGACGACCGCTACCGCGGCGTGAAGGGGGGCCGTCGTGTGATCCTCATCCACCCCGACGACCTCAAGGAGAGCGGCTTCGAGCACCGCGAGGTGGTGGACGTGATCTCCGTCTACGACGGTGAGGAGCGTCGTGCCAACCAGTTCACCCTGGTGGAGTACCCCACTGCGCGGGGCTGCGCGGCCGCCTACTACCCGGAGGCGAACGCCCTGGTCCACCGGGATCTGAAGGCGCGCGAGTCCAATACTCCGGGCTTCAAGGCCATGATGGTGCGGTTCGTGCCCTCCACCGGCACCGACCGCACCACCATCAACCACCAGGTCGAGGTCGAAGTCGCGGCCTGA